CCCGCACCTCTACCCAGGACCAGGCCGACGCCGACAAGCTCGCCCTGCAAGCCGCCAAGGAGGCCGCGACGGCGCTGCTCGTCTGCACGCCGGTTGTCAACACCAGCCCGATCACCGTGGGCCTGCAAGCCTCGGCCTCGGCGCTCTCCGACGGCCAGTCGCTCTCGCTCACGCCCACGTTCGACCTCGCGCCGGGCACGGCCGTTACCGTGGAGTTCTTCAACACGCAGAACGGCGTACCGAGCAAGGTGGGCGAAACCAACGGCGACGTGCTCACCCTGACCCCGCCCGTGGGCAACCACGCCTACACCGCCAAGGTAACGGCGGGGCCGCGCACGGGCACCTCGCCCGCCCGCAACGTAACCGTGAGCGCGGTGAACGCGGCCCCCTCGGGCGCGACGCTGCAACTCTCCACGCCTTCGACCTACGTGGGCACCAGCGTCACGGCCACGGTCAACGGCACCGACGACAAGGGGCTGACCAAGGCCGAGCTGTACGAGGGCAACGTGAAGGTGGCCGAAAGCACCACCCTGACCGCTTCGGGCTTCGCCCTGACCTACACGCCCGCCGCCACGGGCACGAAAGCCCTGAAGGGCCGCGTCTACGACCAGCAGGGCCTGTTCGCGGAAACCGCCGTGCAGAACCTCGGCGTGCAGCCCGCCCCGCTCTCGTTTGACACCATCATCGACGAGAACACGGCCGGCGCGGTCGTGTACGGCCAGAGCTTCCAGGCCGAGTTCAAGTCGCTGGTGTTCTCGGCCAACATCGGCACCAAGCTCCGGCTCAACGCGGCCGACGTGGTGGGCGGCGACCCGGCCTTCGCCGTGATGGCGCCCTCGGTCAGCGGCGCGCAGATCGGGCAGGTGAGCCTGCACCCGAACACCCTGGGCAAGCCCTGCGCTTTCGTGCATAACGGGCAGACCTACGTGACGACCTTCCAGAACACGCCCGACGGGCAATTTACCAGCATCGGTTAATGGCTTCCATCCCGCAGTACTTCTCCTACGTTATCTGGAACGCGCCCACCCTGACCATTGCCGGGTCAGGGGCGGGCACGCTGCCGCCTTGGTTTACCTTCGCCAACGTCGGCGGCATCTACGAGCCCTCCGTCAACCGGCAGGGGCACGTCGCCTCCAAGCCCGCCAACGCCACCCCCATTCTTAACTCCTTTGCCGGCGTGAAGACGCTGGTAAAGGGGCAGGTGTACGAAATCTACGCCAAGCAGGCGTTTACAACCGGCAGCGAGTTGCTGCTGACGATGCCCGACCAGGCACCCGCGAACCAAGCCCCGTCGGTGGCCCTCTCTCTGTCCACCACCAACGTTACGGCGGGCCAGCAGGTCACGGCTACGGCCCTGGCCTCCGACTCGGACGGCACCGTAACGAAAGTGGAGTTCTACAACGGCAGCACCTTGCTCGGGGAGGACACCGTTTCGCCGTACGCCTACTCCTGGTCGCCCGCAGCGGGAGCTTATAGTATCACGGCCAAGGTCTACGACGACAAAGGAGGCAGCAACACCTCCTCGCCCGTGACGCTTACGGTAAACGCGGCGGTGGTAACCCCCACCGTTACGGGCATGAGCCCGGCCAGCGGCCCGGTGGGTACGTCGGTTACCTTCACGGGCACGGGCCTGAGCCAAATCCAATCGGTGTCGTTCGGCGGGGCCGGGCAAATCACGGTATTGGTAAACGGCGCGGGCACGCAGCTCACGGCCGCCGTGCCTGCGGGTGCCAGCTCAGGCAACGTGCTGCTGAACTACCCCGGCAATTCGCTCACGGCGGGCGTGTTCACGGTAACGCCAGCGGCCCCGCTGCCGGTGGAGTACATCGCCTTTGGCAACTCCATTACAGCAGGCTACGGCCTTACCAACCAATCCGACCGCTGGGCCGACCAGGCGGTAACCTTGCTGAGTGGGTCGGGCGTTACGCTCCGCTCGGTGCTGGGTTACCCCGGCCAGAACATTACCTACCTCAAAGCGCGGGTATCGGACGCGCTGCAACCCCTGCGCGACAGCAGCAAGGAGCAATGGGTGTTGATTCAGGAACTCACCAACACCACCACGGACGGCACCGCTGCGGCGAACGTGTACGCGCAGCTAGTCGAGTTGCAGCAGCAGGTAAAGGCGCTGGGCTTCAAGGTGGCCTCGTTTACCATGACGCCGCTGGATACGAGCACGCCGCTGCGCAACCAGCAGGCCGCCGATATTGCCGTACTGCAACGCAGCAACGTGGGCAGCAACGGCTCGGACATGGTGCTGGACATTCGTTCAAGCCAGTACTTCAACGAAGCCGCCGACAGCAACGACACGCGGGTTTTCAACCCGGATAAGCTGCACATCGCCCCCGATGGCTACAAGGTCATGGCGCAGCTCGTGAACAAGGCCCTGCGCCTGACCACGAAGACGGGCGTGGTAACCATCAGCGAATACACGCTGCCCGTCATCGCCCCGCCCCCCATCCCCGTAGAAGACGTGGTTTGGGCGGGCTTCACCACCGGCATCAGCGCCACGGGCAACACCCTGAACGCCACCACCGACGGCGGGGCCTACTCCACGCGGGCGGTGAACTTGCAGACCAGCGCCACCGACAGCTACTACGAGTTCACTATCGACGACATTGCGCGCGGCGACCAGTACGTAACGGGCTTTTCCGACCACGCCACGGCCGCCTCTGACTTTGGCGACCACCAGATCAGCGTCCACATCTTGTCGGGCCAGATACGCGCCTTTGGCTCGGCCAAAACGGGCAACTGGTACAACGGCAACAATGGTTCTGGCATGGTACCCGGCGACAAGGTGCGGATTACCCTGCGCAAGAACGGCAGCGAATCGAAGGTGATTTACTCGATCAACGGAACGCAGTTCGACGAGGTGGCCCTGCCGGTCATCAGCGGGCCGCTACGGGTAGACGCGGCCTTCCTGGGCGCGGGCGTACTCGCCAGCGCCAAGATCAGCGGCCCGAATTTGGTAACCGCTTAACCGCTGCCGCCGCCTGCTGCTGGTCGGCTTCTTCGTGGGCCAGCAGCACGGCGTACTCCTCGTCGTCCAAGGGATAGGGCGCGGGCTTGTAGTTGGGGTGGGAACTAAACACCCAGGCAAACAGGCGGCGGGCGAGAGGTAGAATCTTGAGCATACCGCAAACCTACGCAGAACCCGCCCTGAATGGTTGCCTAACCCGCTAAAAAAACCGCCGATGGCGACGATTACGAACCTCAAGCAAACCTTCACTTATCGCGGCAGCGGCCTCCTGCTCACGGAGGCCGCTTTCCTCGGCAACGTGGAGAAAATCTTCCGCATGACGGCGCAGGGCAACTTCGCCCCGTTCGTGCCCGGCTCGGCCTTCAACGCCTTCACCCGCCTCGACGACGGGGTGGCCTACGTGCTCTTCAGCAAGCAGGTGCCCTACGAGATTCCCACCACCGAAGCCAAGGGCGCCCCCACGGAGTTCGTGCTGCTCTCGGAACTGACTTAACGCCCGCCCCTACGCATGGCAACCGCGCAACGCAAAAACGACTTTTACTACGGCATCCTCGACGATTTGACCGGCGAGGCGCTTACCTACGCCAAGGTCACCAAGTGGGCCAACGGGCAGGCCATGACCGACTCGCTCGTGGACGGGGCCATCTACAAGAAGATCGGCACCGAGTACTTCAAGCGCGTGGTGCAGGGCCCGGTGAACGTGCTCTCGCTCGGCGTCAAAAACGACGACAGCACCCGCAACCAAGCCGCCCTGCAACGGGCGATGGAGCTGCTGCCGCCCAACACGACCTTCTTCTTCCCGCAGGGCACCTACCGCTTCGGCCCGCTGCCCGCCCGCTACAACTGCTTCGGCGTCACGCCCGTCGCCATCCACATCTCGGCCACGGGCGCGCACTTCGTGGGCGAGCAGGAAACCGTGTTCAAGTTCGACGAGGGCTGCATCGGCGTACAGCTCAACGGCGGCACGGCGCGCGGGCTGTGGAAGTCCGAGAACATCCGCTACATCGGCCCCGGCTCGGACTCCCTGCTCGAAGGCCGGGTGCTGCACACGGGCGCGACCAAGCCCAACGGGCAGCCCAACCCCGACGCGGGCCGCACCCTCGGCGACGCCTCGCTCGACTACGAGAACTACCAGTTCAACGGCATCAACGGCTGGGGGCAGTTCATCCTCCACAACTGCGACGTGCAGCAGTTCTCCGGCCACGGGGTCTGCATCTACGGCTCGCCCGAGGTGTACATGCCCGGCGTCAAGTTCGACATCACGGGTACGCTCTCGCCCTTCCAGCCCCCGGCCAACCAGTTGTTTACCCCCGACGACCCCGGCGACCAGTACCGCGTCGGCAACGGCTGGAAGGTAACCATCAACGGGGCCACGGCCCAGAACACGGGCTACGTCAACCAAGGCTTCGCCATCAACCTCGTGGATTTGGTCACGGGGGCCCCCATCCCGAACATGCCCACCTCGGGCAAGTGGACGGCCACCATCGAGCCGCGCGGCGGGGCGCTCATCGCCGACAACTCCCAGATCACGGGCGTCTGCAACTTCGACTACAACGGCGGCTGCGGCCTCTACATGGTCGGGGCCGACGGCAACCAGACCAACGTGGTGGGCTTGTCCGTGCGCGAGAACGGGCTGTGGGGCATCGACGACAACTCCTTCCTCGGCTCGGGCTTCTACGGCTGCCACGGCACGCGCAACGGCCGCCGCATCAACAAGCTGGCCATCAACAACATCTTCGGCCACGACTACCTGCCCATCGGCTCGTTCCGCACCCGCTCGCTCAACGCCCGCTCGTTCTGGTCGTTCTGCTACTCCGAGCAGGGCAACCAGGGCAACAGCTTCGTGGAAGCCAACTCGGTGGTGATCGGCGGCCTCGACGGCCAGCCGTGGGACGGGCCGGGCCTGGTCATCATCGGCTCGCAGATGAACAACTTCGGCATCGGGCGCTTCGGCTTCAACCGCGAGGGCCTGACCTTTACGCCCACCCGTGACCGCTACGTGGTGCTGCAAGCCACGGTGGAGCTGCGGGCGGGCAACCAGCTCTGGTTTACCATGAACTCGGACGCGGACGCCAACCGCATCCCGGCCGTGGGCCAGAAGGTCAACGTGCTCAAGCTGGAAGCCACCATCCTCGAACGCCAGGGCCGCTCGTTCCGCTACGGCCCGCCCGAGCCCTACCAGCCCACCTCGGGCACCTGGCCGGTGGCCTTCACGGAGCTGAGCACCAACCCGCAGAAAGACATGCTCCGCTTCCGCGAGTCGGCGGCGGGGGCGTGGGTGTTCGGCTACGGCGGCTCCGACATCGGGCAGGGCGAGCAAAACCGCCTGACCTTCGCCGAGGCCGGCCACGTCGTCAGCGAGCGGGTGATACCCGTGCCGGGCCTGCACACCAGCCACCGCTACCTCGGGGCGCGGCTGGAAACCGTGGCCGCCACCCCGCAGGCGTTCTACGACGCGCTGCCCGCCGGCGCGGCCGTGCGCGTCAACGACCAGGTAAGCGCCGCCTCGGGCGCGGAAAACAGCCCGCTCGGCTGGGTATGCGTGCAGGGCGGGGTCAAGGCCAGCCTGCCCGCCGGCGTCACGGCCAACGGCAACGGCCCCACCTTCCAGCTCTCGCAGGGCTGGGCGGCGCTGGGCATCGCCAACGGGGCCTACCTGAAAATCGGCAACTTCGTCTACCAGGTAACGGGCTTCGACGGGCAGAACGGCGTGTACGTGAGCCCTGGCCCGCAGGACTACAGCCAGGGCCAGAGCGTGCAGTACGCGACCCCGAAGTGGCGCCCCCTGGGCACGGGCCTCGGCACCACGGCGCAGCGCCCCAACCTGGCGGGCTTCGCCGGGCCGTGGCCGTACTTCAACACCGAACTCGGCAAACAAGAGGTCTGGACGGGGAGCGCCTGGGTTTTTAACTAGCCCGGCCGGGGAGCCGGGCACCGCCGAGGATTTTACGATTACCGCCGTTACCGCTTCGTAAATGCCCAACACCGTCACCGTTACCGCCACGACCACCCCGGCCTCCGGGGTGGCCCTGGAGTACCAGCACCCCAACACGCAGCAGTGGCAGGACAGCCCCGTGCTGACGGGCGTGAGTACGGCGGCCTACGCGGCGGGCGTGTTCAAGGTGCGCCTGAAAAACACGCCCGCCTTCGTCAAGGCGTGGCAGCAGGAAGTGGTGGTGCTCGACCCCCGGTTCACCCTCGGCTACTACCAAGGGCCGCTGCCCAAGACCTACCCGCCCTTGCCCCGCCGCCCCAAGCCGACAAGCTGGGAAACGGGCACGCAGGTTATCAGCCCGAGCGCGAGCGGGCAGACGCTGGTCATTGAGAACCGCAACTTCC
The sequence above is drawn from the Hymenobacter sp. YIM 151858-1 genome and encodes:
- a CDS encoding Ig-like domain-containing protein is translated as MASIPQYFSYVIWNAPTLTIAGSGAGTLPPWFTFANVGGIYEPSVNRQGHVASKPANATPILNSFAGVKTLVKGQVYEIYAKQAFTTGSELLLTMPDQAPANQAPSVALSLSTTNVTAGQQVTATALASDSDGTVTKVEFYNGSTLLGEDTVSPYAYSWSPAAGAYSITAKVYDDKGGSNTSSPVTLTVNAAVVTPTVTGMSPASGPVGTSVTFTGTGLSQIQSVSFGGAGQITVLVNGAGTQLTAAVPAGASSGNVLLNYPGNSLTAGVFTVTPAAPLPVEYIAFGNSITAGYGLTNQSDRWADQAVTLLSGSGVTLRSVLGYPGQNITYLKARVSDALQPLRDSSKEQWVLIQELTNTTTDGTAAANVYAQLVELQQQVKALGFKVASFTMTPLDTSTPLRNQQAADIAVLQRSNVGSNGSDMVLDIRSSQYFNEAADSNDTRVFNPDKLHIAPDGYKVMAQLVNKALRLTTKTGVVTISEYTLPVIAPPPIPVEDVVWAGFTTGISATGNTLNATTDGGAYSTRAVNLQTSATDSYYEFTIDDIARGDQYVTGFSDHATAASDFGDHQISVHILSGQIRAFGSAKTGNWYNGNNGSGMVPGDKVRITLRKNGSESKVIYSINGTQFDEVALPVISGPLRVDAAFLGAGVLASAKISGPNLVTA
- a CDS encoding glycoside hydrolase family 55 protein translates to MATAQRKNDFYYGILDDLTGEALTYAKVTKWANGQAMTDSLVDGAIYKKIGTEYFKRVVQGPVNVLSLGVKNDDSTRNQAALQRAMELLPPNTTFFFPQGTYRFGPLPARYNCFGVTPVAIHISATGAHFVGEQETVFKFDEGCIGVQLNGGTARGLWKSENIRYIGPGSDSLLEGRVLHTGATKPNGQPNPDAGRTLGDASLDYENYQFNGINGWGQFILHNCDVQQFSGHGVCIYGSPEVYMPGVKFDITGTLSPFQPPANQLFTPDDPGDQYRVGNGWKVTINGATAQNTGYVNQGFAINLVDLVTGAPIPNMPTSGKWTATIEPRGGALIADNSQITGVCNFDYNGGCGLYMVGADGNQTNVVGLSVRENGLWGIDDNSFLGSGFYGCHGTRNGRRINKLAINNIFGHDYLPIGSFRTRSLNARSFWSFCYSEQGNQGNSFVEANSVVIGGLDGQPWDGPGLVIIGSQMNNFGIGRFGFNREGLTFTPTRDRYVVLQATVELRAGNQLWFTMNSDADANRIPAVGQKVNVLKLEATILERQGRSFRYGPPEPYQPTSGTWPVAFTELSTNPQKDMLRFRESAAGAWVFGYGGSDIGQGEQNRLTFAEAGHVVSERVIPVPGLHTSHRYLGARLETVAATPQAFYDALPAGAAVRVNDQVSAASGAENSPLGWVCVQGGVKASLPAGVTANGNGPTFQLSQGWAALGIANGAYLKIGNFVYQVTGFDGQNGVYVSPGPQDYSQGQSVQYATPKWRPLGTGLGTTAQRPNLAGFAGPWPYFNTELGKQEVWTGSAWVFN